A part of Desulfomicrobium baculatum DSM 4028 genomic DNA contains:
- a CDS encoding heavy metal translocating P-type ATPase: MSAKSNTKKDHHKDPVCNMVVSSDSEFHTHHKDKDYYFCSADCLKKFKKHPDKYLDQQNVEGQEARREESLYTCPMHPEVQQPEPGNCPKCGMALESMSAPAASAQAEYTCPMHPEVVQDHPGSCPKCGMALEPVETSVGDEKNEELVYMTRRFWVCSALTLPVFFLAMIADMVPAWLPDWLSMQAVQWIEFALATPVVLWGGWPFFVRGWQSLWSWNLNMFTLIALGVSVAWGYSVVALVFPHLFPPVMQLEHGLVAVYFEAAAVITTLVLMGQVLELRARSRTNTAIQKLLGLAPNTARIVNDDGTEEDLPLEKVKSGDTLRIRPGEKIPVDGTVIEGESNVDESMVTGEPVSVPKSKDDKLIGATVNGTGSLLMRAEKVGSDTLLAQIVKMVADAQRTRAPIQKLADIVASYFVPAVVGVAALAFIVWWVWGPEPRLAHAVVNAVAVLIIACPCALGLATPISIMVGTGRGALAGVLIKNAEALEIMEKIDTLVVDKTGTLTEGKPKLVAVQAETGFSEDEILRMAASLERASEHPLAEAIVRGAEEKGVELVKANSFQSITGKGVTGEVDGHKVAAGNIKLLEEQDISTGDVSQKADKQRVKGMTVMLIAIDGQVAGLIGVADPVKAATGEAIRDLHAEGIRIVMLTGDSNATAKAVADQLGIDQVHAEVSPEQKAEVIKKLQAEGRIVAMAGDGINDAPALAQAHVGIAMGTGTDVAIESAGITLVKGDLRGIVKARRLSRATMSNIRQNLFFAFIYNVAGVPVAAGILYPFFGILLSPMIAAAAMSFSSVSVITNSLRLTRVKL, from the coding sequence ATGAGTGCAAAATCAAATACAAAAAAAGATCATCACAAAGATCCTGTCTGCAATATGGTTGTATCAAGTGATTCCGAATTCCATACCCATCATAAAGACAAAGACTATTATTTTTGCAGTGCTGATTGCTTGAAAAAATTCAAAAAACATCCGGATAAATATCTGGATCAGCAGAACGTGGAAGGTCAAGAGGCACGCCGCGAGGAGAGCCTTTACACATGCCCCATGCATCCTGAAGTTCAGCAACCGGAACCTGGAAATTGCCCCAAATGCGGGATGGCTCTGGAGTCGATGAGCGCACCGGCGGCCTCGGCCCAAGCCGAGTACACATGCCCCATGCATCCCGAGGTAGTACAGGATCATCCGGGTAGCTGCCCCAAATGCGGGATGGCACTCGAACCAGTTGAAACATCCGTCGGCGATGAAAAGAATGAAGAACTCGTCTACATGACCCGACGATTCTGGGTGTGCTCCGCGCTCACTCTACCTGTGTTTTTCCTGGCCATGATAGCCGATATGGTCCCCGCCTGGCTGCCGGATTGGCTTTCAATGCAAGCGGTCCAATGGATCGAGTTCGCGCTTGCTACTCCTGTTGTGTTATGGGGTGGCTGGCCCTTTTTTGTGCGTGGCTGGCAATCTCTTTGGTCCTGGAACCTCAATATGTTTACGCTGATTGCGCTGGGTGTCTCTGTAGCCTGGGGGTATAGTGTTGTAGCCTTAGTGTTCCCACATCTTTTTCCGCCGGTCATGCAGCTGGAACATGGTTTGGTCGCTGTCTACTTTGAAGCAGCAGCCGTGATTACGACTCTGGTCCTTATGGGGCAAGTGCTCGAATTGCGCGCCCGCTCACGAACTAATACGGCCATTCAGAAGCTGCTTGGCCTTGCTCCGAATACAGCCCGCATCGTGAACGACGACGGAACCGAAGAAGATCTTCCGCTTGAGAAGGTAAAATCCGGCGATACCTTGCGGATCCGGCCGGGCGAGAAAATCCCGGTGGATGGTACGGTCATCGAAGGTGAAAGTAATGTCGATGAATCCATGGTGACCGGAGAACCGGTTTCGGTCCCAAAATCAAAAGATGACAAACTCATCGGCGCGACGGTGAATGGAACCGGCAGTTTGCTGATGCGGGCGGAAAAAGTCGGCTCCGATACTCTGCTGGCGCAAATCGTAAAAATGGTGGCTGATGCACAACGCACGCGAGCGCCCATTCAAAAATTGGCGGATATTGTCGCAAGTTACTTTGTCCCTGCGGTGGTCGGCGTGGCCGCGCTCGCTTTTATTGTCTGGTGGGTGTGGGGCCCGGAGCCGCGTCTGGCGCATGCTGTTGTGAATGCTGTTGCTGTGCTTATCATCGCCTGTCCGTGCGCATTGGGGCTTGCCACGCCAATTTCTATCATGGTGGGAACGGGGCGCGGCGCTCTGGCCGGAGTCTTGATTAAAAATGCCGAAGCACTGGAGATTATGGAAAAAATCGACACCCTGGTGGTGGATAAGACCGGCACGCTAACCGAAGGCAAGCCCAAGCTGGTTGCCGTGCAGGCGGAAACAGGATTTAGCGAAGATGAAATATTGCGCATGGCCGCCAGCCTCGAACGCGCCAGCGAACATCCTTTGGCAGAGGCTATTGTGCGTGGAGCGGAAGAAAAGGGAGTTGAGTTGGTCAAGGCCAACAGCTTTCAGTCGATTACCGGTAAAGGCGTCACCGGCGAAGTGGATGGGCACAAGGTAGCTGCCGGGAACATAAAATTATTGGAAGAGCAGGATATCAGTACGGGAGACGTATCTCAGAAAGCGGATAAACAACGCGTCAAGGGGATGACGGTCATGCTGATTGCTATTGACGGCCAGGTAGCAGGTTTAATCGGCGTCGCTGATCCCGTCAAAGCCGCAACAGGTGAAGCCATTCGCGATTTGCATGCCGAGGGTATTCGGATCGTCATGCTTACCGGTGACAGTAACGCCACTGCAAAAGCAGTTGCCGACCAACTGGGGATCGATCAGGTGCATGCTGAAGTTTCTCCTGAACAAAAAGCTGAAGTAATTAAAAAGCTCCAAGCAGAGGGCCGCATCGTCGCCATGGCTGGTGATGGTATTAACGATGCCCCGGCATTGGCGCAGGCCCATGTCGGTATTGCCATGGGCACAGGTACAGATGTGGCAATAGAAAGTGCTGGCATCACTTTAGTCAAAGGAGATTTGCGGGGAATTGTCAAAGCCAGACGGCTGAGTCGGGCCACCATGAGTAATATAAGGCAAAATTTATTCTTTGCGTTTATTTACAACGTAGCTGGCGTTCCGGTTGCGGCAGGAATATTGTATCCGTTCTTTGGAATACTGTTATCGCCAATGATTGCGGCTGCTGCAATGAGCTTCAGTTCGGTGTCCGTGATCACTAATTCACTCAGGCTTACACGCGTAAAGTTGTAA
- the mfd gene encoding transcription-repair coupling factor, which yields MIIPQALQKLIDGSERQTRIFKSGPASQMFLAQALIEKGHNVVLVLPPSADLPLYDSLARLFSPADRNLSFWERRWLRFPHYSVEDPRRSPWPERWRTLFALTQKKRGRGVLLPLENLIQKWPHPELLQREHLNLSEGEEISQEDLLETLVNWGYARVSMVTAVGETSLRGDIMDIFCPGYDHPLRLEFFGDTLERIRLFEPMSQRSRAELKSLTILPVAGCIGADTYKEEARSMFDGWLRLGEIAKPARAGLEKELLQVHPHLPPSMYYPRTVGLEAWLPEGSVFIMAEAQDLRTKLDETSWAWQNYFRDDERQWPRHGLIQTPGDVRKTWEDSRQILCESLVMGVREEGLDLPEEGVSSFEELFWTPESRSRPWRALMQELAVWRRTYAQTIFCFHTEQSRKKFLQLAAQDDHVLKTEYDAQGKGIFALVGSLGHGMRLPWAEIQILPESVLQPGAPKAQRSAGKAFKGLDAFDELESGDLLVHRDYGLCRFGGLHRIKFGDVANDYLLLQYDGEDRLYLPVDRLGQVQRYKGPDGAAPALDRLGSAAWSKARERTRQSIAKIARDLVEMYAFRKIAKGFQYNPISELYWEFEASFGFEETRDQEKAIADVLADMEKPEPMDRLVCGDVGFGKTEVALRAAFRAVLDGKQVALLCPTTVLAEQHFQTFRQRMEPFSITVGLLSRFVPAAGQKRTLEAARRGQVDVLIGTHRMLSKDVEFANLALLILDEEQRFGVKHKERIKKMRSTIDVLTLTATPIPRTLQLSLSGIRGLSVIETPPRDRKPVETSLLERDPAQLKVILERELARGGQVFWVYNRVQGLERVVEFVSSLVPGARVGMGHGQMKAHDLEETMHKFWHGELDVLVCTAIIESGLDFPRANTLIVDQAQLFGLGQLYQLRGRVGRSSEQAYAYFIIPDLDRLQETSRKRLKIILDMDYLGAGFKVAMEDLRLRGAGNILGEAQSGTIGKVGLDLFLEMLEEEVTRLRGGKVETEIEPELNLGFQALIPEEYVADGKERLHYYKALSSCHDEGAIVEIVDDMRDRFGSLPEALKTFVAVLMIKIDARRLGAVRVDLFEDRALIHWDETRHNVDLSKLMGWVGENAACARILPPAKLELRLPAAASPTHAMHGLKDQLLVLRERIKL from the coding sequence GTGATCATCCCCCAAGCCTTGCAGAAGCTCATCGACGGATCAGAGCGTCAAACCAGAATCTTCAAAAGCGGTCCCGCTTCGCAGATGTTTCTGGCTCAGGCGTTGATTGAAAAGGGCCACAATGTCGTGCTGGTGCTGCCGCCAAGCGCGGATCTGCCCTTGTACGACTCCCTGGCGCGCCTCTTTTCGCCTGCGGACAGAAACCTTTCCTTTTGGGAGCGGCGCTGGCTGCGTTTTCCCCATTATTCAGTGGAGGACCCACGTCGTTCCCCTTGGCCGGAACGCTGGCGGACCCTTTTTGCCCTGACGCAGAAAAAGCGGGGACGCGGGGTGCTCCTGCCGCTTGAGAACCTGATTCAGAAATGGCCGCACCCGGAACTCTTGCAGCGGGAGCATCTGAATCTGTCGGAAGGCGAGGAGATTTCCCAGGAGGATCTCCTGGAGACTCTGGTCAACTGGGGGTATGCACGCGTTTCCATGGTCACCGCCGTTGGCGAGACGTCCCTGCGCGGCGACATCATGGATATTTTTTGTCCCGGCTACGACCACCCGCTGCGACTGGAATTTTTCGGCGACACCCTGGAGCGCATCCGGCTTTTTGAACCCATGTCCCAGCGGTCTCGCGCCGAACTCAAATCCCTGACAATTCTGCCCGTGGCCGGATGCATAGGTGCCGACACATACAAGGAAGAAGCCCGGAGCATGTTCGACGGATGGTTGCGGCTGGGTGAGATTGCAAAGCCTGCTCGCGCGGGGCTTGAAAAGGAGCTGCTGCAGGTCCATCCGCATTTGCCGCCGAGCATGTACTACCCTCGGACCGTCGGCCTGGAGGCCTGGCTTCCCGAAGGGAGCGTCTTCATCATGGCCGAGGCCCAGGATTTGCGGACCAAGCTCGACGAGACAAGCTGGGCCTGGCAGAATTATTTTCGCGACGACGAGCGGCAGTGGCCCCGGCACGGCCTGATCCAGACTCCGGGCGACGTGCGCAAGACCTGGGAGGACAGTCGGCAGATTCTCTGCGAGAGTCTGGTCATGGGGGTGCGCGAAGAAGGGCTGGACCTGCCTGAAGAGGGGGTAAGTTCGTTCGAGGAACTTTTCTGGACCCCGGAAAGCCGCTCCCGGCCATGGCGGGCGCTGATGCAGGAACTTGCCGTCTGGCGCAGAACCTACGCCCAGACCATTTTTTGTTTCCATACCGAACAGTCCCGCAAAAAATTTCTGCAGCTCGCGGCCCAGGACGACCATGTGCTCAAAACCGAGTACGATGCCCAGGGCAAGGGAATCTTCGCCCTGGTCGGGTCTTTGGGACATGGCATGCGCCTGCCTTGGGCCGAAATCCAGATTCTGCCCGAGTCCGTGCTCCAGCCGGGGGCTCCCAAGGCGCAGCGTAGCGCAGGCAAGGCATTCAAGGGTCTCGATGCCTTTGACGAGCTTGAAAGCGGCGATCTTCTGGTTCATCGCGATTATGGCCTGTGCCGCTTTGGCGGCTTGCATCGCATCAAGTTCGGGGACGTCGCCAACGATTACCTGCTGCTGCAGTACGACGGTGAGGACCGGCTCTATCTGCCGGTGGACCGTCTGGGGCAGGTGCAGCGCTACAAGGGGCCCGACGGCGCGGCCCCGGCTCTGGACCGTCTGGGCAGCGCGGCCTGGAGCAAGGCCCGCGAGCGCACTCGCCAGTCCATCGCCAAGATCGCGCGCGACCTGGTCGAGATGTACGCATTCCGCAAGATCGCCAAAGGTTTTCAGTACAATCCCATCTCCGAGCTGTATTGGGAATTCGAGGCCAGTTTCGGCTTCGAGGAGACGCGCGATCAGGAAAAGGCCATCGCCGACGTTCTGGCCGACATGGAAAAGCCCGAGCCCATGGACCGGCTGGTCTGCGGCGACGTGGGCTTCGGCAAGACCGAGGTGGCCCTGCGCGCGGCTTTCAGAGCGGTCCTGGACGGCAAGCAGGTGGCTCTCTTGTGCCCGACCACCGTTCTGGCCGAACAGCATTTCCAGACTTTCCGGCAGCGCATGGAGCCGTTCTCCATCACCGTGGGGCTCCTGAGCCGCTTTGTGCCTGCCGCCGGACAAAAACGCACCCTTGAAGCCGCGCGCCGCGGCCAGGTGGACGTCCTCATCGGCACCCACCGCATGCTCTCCAAAGACGTGGAGTTCGCCAATCTGGCCCTCCTGATTCTCGACGAAGAGCAGCGGTTCGGCGTCAAGCACAAGGAGCGCATCAAGAAAATGCGTTCGACCATCGATGTCCTGACCCTGACCGCCACGCCCATCCCGCGCACCTTGCAGCTCTCCCTGTCCGGGATCCGGGGCCTTAGCGTCATCGAGACCCCGCCGCGCGATCGCAAGCCGGTGGAGACCTCATTGCTGGAACGCGATCCGGCCCAGCTCAAGGTCATCCTGGAGCGCGAGCTGGCCCGGGGCGGCCAGGTTTTCTGGGTCTACAACCGGGTGCAGGGACTAGAGCGGGTGGTGGAGTTCGTGTCCTCCCTGGTTCCCGGTGCGCGGGTCGGCATGGGGCATGGCCAGATGAAGGCCCACGATCTGGAAGAAACCATGCACAAGTTCTGGCATGGCGAGCTCGACGTGCTGGTCTGCACGGCCATCATCGAGTCGGGCCTTGATTTTCCCCGCGCCAACACTCTCATCGTCGACCAGGCTCAGCTTTTCGGGCTCGGCCAGCTGTACCAGCTGCGCGGCCGGGTAGGGCGCTCCAGCGAGCAGGCCTACGCCTATTTCATCATCCCCGACCTGGACCGCCTGCAGGAAACCTCGCGCAAACGCCTGAAAATCATCCTCGACATGGACTACTTGGGCGCGGGCTTCAAGGTGGCCATGGAAGACCTGCGCCTGCGCGGAGCCGGCAACATCCTCGGCGAGGCCCAGTCCGGGACTATCGGCAAGGTCGGCCTCGACCTCTTTTTGGAAATGCTTGAGGAAGAGGTGACCAGATTGCGCGGCGGAAAGGTCGAAACGGAGATCGAGCCGGAGCTCAATCTCGGCTTCCAGGCCCTCATTCCCGAAGAGTACGTGGCCGACGGCAAGGAACGCCTGCATTATTACAAGGCCCTGTCCTCCTGTCACGACGAGGGGGCCATCGTCGAAATCGTGGACGACATGCGCGACCGCTTCGGCTCTCTGCCCGAGGCGCTGAAGACCTTTGTGGCCGTGCTCATGATCAAGATTGACGCACGCAGGCTGGGCGCGGTGCGGGTGGACCTGTTCGAGGACCGGGCGCTTATCCACTGGGACGAAACCCGGCATAATGTCGACCTCTCCAAGCTCATGGGTTGGGTGGGCGAAAATGCCGCCTGCGCCCGGATTTTGCCACCGGCCAAGCTGGAGCTGCGCCTGCCTGCCGCGGCCTCGCCGACCCATGCCATGCATGGGTTGAAAGACCAGCTGCTGGTGCTCAGAGAGCGGATCAAGCTGTGA
- a CDS encoding peptidylprolyl isomerase, translated as MKKFGVRAVLTFSLFFVLAGLGQAAQLVDRIVAVVNGEIITFQDLQQQIRLSVGQTPDPATAEKIAPQVLDGMIDDVILRQEAQRLKIEVSDSEVDNEIRQFKARRRLSEEDFERTLRLQGLTPEQFKERSREDITKHKMLGYMVRRKVVVTQEEIDAYMEQNRSELTTERIVDVQMLVLVDEERANSLWKSLSEGEVSLEEAVERYSIGPKAENGVMRDVSWRELAEPWRDGLRNLSAGELSKPFLVQDKWVILKLLDRRDGVRQEDAAVEEEVREAIMRPKLEERFKEYMNGLRSKAIIQKKL; from the coding sequence ATGAAAAAATTCGGTGTTCGTGCTGTTTTGACGTTTTCTCTTTTCTTTGTTCTCGCAGGCCTTGGACAGGCTGCGCAGTTGGTTGATCGCATCGTGGCCGTGGTCAACGGCGAGATCATCACTTTTCAGGACCTGCAGCAGCAGATCCGCCTGAGCGTGGGCCAGACCCCTGATCCTGCCACAGCCGAAAAAATCGCCCCGCAGGTGCTCGACGGCATGATCGACGACGTCATCCTGCGCCAGGAGGCCCAGCGGCTTAAAATCGAAGTCTCCGATTCCGAGGTGGATAACGAAATTCGCCAGTTCAAGGCCCGCCGCCGTTTGAGCGAAGAGGATTTCGAACGCACATTGCGTCTCCAGGGCCTGACCCCGGAACAATTCAAGGAACGCAGCCGTGAAGACATCACGAAGCACAAGATGCTCGGCTACATGGTGCGGCGCAAGGTCGTGGTCACCCAGGAAGAGATTGACGCGTACATGGAGCAGAACCGCTCTGAATTGACCACTGAGCGCATCGTGGATGTGCAGATGCTCGTGCTTGTGGATGAGGAACGCGCCAATTCCCTCTGGAAGTCCTTGAGCGAGGGGGAGGTCAGCCTGGAGGAGGCGGTGGAGCGTTATTCCATCGGTCCCAAGGCCGAAAATGGGGTCATGCGCGATGTGAGCTGGCGGGAATTGGCCGAGCCCTGGCGCGATGGCCTGCGGAATTTGAGCGCGGGCGAGCTGAGCAAACCTTTTCTGGTCCAGGACAAATGGGTTATCTTGAAGCTGCTGGACCGTCGGGACGGCGTGCGTCAGGAAGATGCCGCCGTGGAAGAAGAGGTGCGGGAAGCGATCATGCGTCCCAAACTCGAAGAGCGCTTCAAGGAATACATGAATGGATTGCGCAGCAAGGCCATCATCCAGAAGAAGCTTTAA
- a CDS encoding helix-turn-helix domain-containing protein: protein MDLIEIGTALREGREQKGLTVEAVEEKTKIAPSVIIALEEGNSARFPHAVYARGFVRSYAMLLGLDAQELCAHFSREYPVPKDTDQPDSHAPQIHVKMHDSGNVVVTVRIVAILGILILGALGWYVFDHYRSRASEAPAPVGEQTAPPAPPAEVLPSGSLPAPLTQMQEVAATPAEQPAANMTASNASEEALNATAGVSSFAATEAVPGQDPVAAPEPVVAAEPAAQTETVTASAASAGERTMRIVAHSASWLQARPDDRILDYFLRKGETTTITFSESLSIKFGNAGGVKLELDGQPYPFEGTLGEVKTLVVE, encoded by the coding sequence ATGGATTTGATTGAGATCGGAACCGCGTTGCGCGAAGGCCGCGAACAGAAGGGGCTGACAGTCGAGGCGGTCGAAGAGAAGACCAAGATAGCCCCTTCCGTCATTATCGCGCTGGAAGAAGGCAACAGCGCACGATTTCCTCATGCAGTCTATGCCAGGGGGTTCGTACGGAGCTATGCCATGCTGCTGGGCCTGGATGCGCAGGAGTTGTGCGCTCATTTCAGCCGTGAATATCCTGTGCCCAAGGATACCGACCAGCCGGATTCCCATGCGCCCCAGATTCACGTCAAAATGCACGATTCAGGCAATGTCGTGGTCACCGTGCGCATTGTCGCGATTCTCGGCATTCTGATCCTCGGAGCCCTCGGCTGGTATGTTTTCGATCATTATCGTTCACGGGCCTCCGAGGCACCCGCCCCGGTGGGAGAGCAGACGGCGCCTCCCGCCCCCCCCGCGGAAGTCCTGCCGTCCGGATCTCTGCCTGCTCCATTGACCCAGATGCAGGAAGTGGCGGCCACGCCGGCAGAACAGCCCGCAGCGAACATGACCGCGAGCAACGCCTCTGAAGAAGCGCTGAACGCGACAGCGGGAGTTTCGTCTTTTGCCGCGACAGAGGCCGTCCCGGGACAGGACCCGGTCGCCGCGCCGGAACCGGTCGTCGCAGCGGAACCGGCCGCCCAGACGGAAACGGTCACTGCATCCGCGGCATCCGCCGGGGAGCGTACTATGCGCATCGTGGCCCATTCCGCGAGTTGGCTGCAGGCACGGCCGGACGACAGGATTCTGGATTATTTTTTGCGCAAGGGCGAAACGACCACCATCACCTTCAGCGAGTCCCTGAGCATCAAGTTCGGCAATGCGGGCGGGGTCAAGCTTGAACTCGACGGCCAGCCCTATCCTTTCGAGGGAACACTCGGCGAGGTCAAGACCCTGGTCGTGGAGTAG
- the recO gene encoding DNA repair protein RecO — protein MEFSEKVLVLRVGTFREADCWVRFFSPTHGLLTAFAFGGRRSRKRFCGCLDQLSLVHFRVSQGRQEYLCLQEGTLINGFGELKRDLKKLGMVSNCVRFFESLPFTPDGYAPAHELLLETLEALDEERPGSWFIPLMFRAKMAFSQGYQPDLQRCRQCGGPLDAHHRAVFAVQEGGLYCLRCPSGGGAKISTSRETLSLLFRLARSGPKEWADWVPSARVREECVHLVDAFVQCHLGLTCEGNRFVRS, from the coding sequence ATGGAATTTTCTGAGAAGGTCCTGGTGCTGCGGGTGGGCACTTTTCGAGAAGCGGACTGCTGGGTCCGTTTTTTTTCTCCCACTCACGGCCTCCTGACCGCTTTCGCCTTTGGAGGACGCCGTAGTCGCAAGCGTTTCTGCGGTTGTCTGGACCAGCTCAGTCTGGTCCATTTTCGTGTCAGCCAGGGGAGGCAAGAGTATTTGTGCCTGCAGGAAGGCACGCTCATCAACGGCTTCGGGGAGCTGAAACGCGATCTCAAAAAGCTCGGCATGGTCAGCAACTGCGTACGTTTTTTCGAATCCCTGCCATTCACTCCCGACGGGTACGCCCCTGCCCACGAGCTGCTGCTGGAGACTCTGGAGGCCCTGGACGAGGAGCGGCCGGGGTCATGGTTCATCCCGCTCATGTTCCGCGCCAAGATGGCCTTCTCCCAGGGCTACCAGCCGGATCTGCAGCGGTGCCGGCAGTGCGGCGGGCCTCTTGACGCCCATCACCGTGCCGTGTTCGCCGTGCAGGAGGGCGGGCTTTACTGCCTGCGCTGCCCTTCCGGCGGCGGAGCCAAAATTTCCACTTCCCGCGAAACCCTGAGCCTGCTTTTTCGCCTTGCCCGCTCCGGCCCCAAGGAATGGGCGGACTGGGTGCCTTCGGCCCGGGTGCGGGAGGAATGCGTCCATCTGGTGGACGCCTTTGTTCAATGTCATCTTGGCCTGACCTGCGAAGGCAACCGCTTCGTGCGGAGCTGA
- the glyQ gene encoding glycine--tRNA ligase subunit alpha: MNFQDVITNLQRFWADQGCVLQFPYDMEVGAGTFNPSTFLRVLGPEPWKVAYPESTRRPTDGRYGENPNRLQHYFQFQVILKPSPANVLELYLDSLGVLGIDKHVHDIRFVEDDWESPTLGAWGLGWEVWLNGMEVTQFTYFQQVGGINLEPISCEITYGVERLCMYLQEKESVYDLAWNDHVTYGQVYHQAEVEHSKYNFDHSDQDMLLGFFNSCEAESAKLCEAGLPWPAYDFCLKCSHTFNLLDARGAISITERAKYIARVRALASNVARLYVEQREAMGHPLLKS; this comes from the coding sequence ATGAATTTTCAGGACGTGATTACCAACCTGCAGCGTTTCTGGGCCGATCAGGGCTGTGTGCTGCAGTTTCCATACGACATGGAAGTCGGGGCGGGAACGTTCAACCCGTCCACTTTTCTGCGGGTGCTGGGGCCAGAGCCGTGGAAGGTGGCCTATCCCGAATCCACCCGCAGGCCCACGGACGGCCGCTACGGCGAAAATCCGAACCGTCTGCAGCACTATTTCCAGTTTCAGGTCATTCTGAAACCGTCCCCGGCCAATGTCCTGGAACTGTACCTGGACAGCCTCGGCGTTCTTGGCATCGACAAGCATGTCCACGACATCCGCTTTGTCGAGGACGACTGGGAGAGCCCGACGCTTGGCGCCTGGGGCCTGGGCTGGGAAGTGTGGCTGAACGGCATGGAAGTCACGCAGTTCACCTATTTCCAGCAGGTCGGCGGCATCAATCTGGAGCCCATCAGCTGCGAGATCACCTACGGTGTGGAGCGGCTGTGCATGTACCTGCAGGAAAAGGAGTCGGTCTACGACCTGGCCTGGAACGACCATGTGACCTACGGACAGGTCTATCACCAGGCCGAGGTGGAGCATTCCAAGTACAATTTCGACCACTCCGACCAGGACATGCTGCTGGGGTTCTTCAACTCCTGCGAGGCCGAGAGCGCGAAGCTGTGCGAAGCCGGCCTGCCTTGGCCCGCCTATGATTTCTGTCTGAAATGCTCCCACACCTTCAACCTGCTGGATGCGCGCGGCGCGATCTCCATCACGGAGCGGGCCAAGTACATTGCGCGGGTGCGGGCCCTGGCGTCGAACGTGGCCAGGCTTTACGTGGAGCAGCGCGAGGCGATGGGGCATCCGCTCCTGAAATCCTAA